A window of Mytilus edulis chromosome 10, xbMytEdul2.2, whole genome shotgun sequence contains these coding sequences:
- the LOC139492184 gene encoding sorbitol dehydrogenase-like, with the protein MSDTNLSAVLYKKGDLRLEDRGIPEPGPGEVQISMQKVGICGSDVKYWTAGAIGDFIVKGPILLGHEASGIVSKLGPNVKNLKVGDRVAMDPHITCRSCEFCKAGRYNMCPDLFFLATPPDSGALARFHVHAADFVFKLPDNVSFEEGACVEPLSVGLNACRRVGVTMGNHVLITGAGPIGLCSLLVAKAYGAAAICITDIDAKRLEFAKSLGATHTYLIGKDDKPEELGHKIGQLMGGPPHQTIECSGAQFSVDLAVYATRHAGAVGIIGHGPPRVSFPIVTTVAKELDIKGCFRYVNTWPTLIEMISAGQINVKPIITHNFTIEETLQAFETAKSGAGIKVMIDCAKKMA; encoded by the exons ATGTCGGATACTAATCTTTCAGCAGTACTTTATAAGAAAGGTGATCTCCGATTG GAAGATAGGGGTATTCCGGAGCCTGGTCCCGGTG AAGTACAAATTTCTATGCAAAAAGTTGGTATTTGTGGATCAGATGTGAAATATTGGACAGCAGGAGCCATTGGAGATTTTATTGTCAAAGGTCCTATATTACTTGGCCATGAGGCCAGCGGAATAGTCTCAAAGCTCGGACCAAATGTAAAAAATCTTAAAGTTG GTGATAGAGTAGCAATGGATCCACATATCACGTGTAGATCATGTGAGTTCTGTAAAGCAGGACGGTATAACATGTGTCCAGATCTGTTCTTCCTGGCTACTCCCCCAGACAGTGGTGCTTTGGCAAGATTCCATGTTCACGCAGCAGATTTTGTTTTCAA ACTACCAGACAATGTTAGCTTTGAAGAAGGAGCATGCGTAGAACCTCTATCTGTTGGTCTCAATGCTTGTAGAAGGGTTGGTGTCACTATGGGAAACCATGTACTTATAACTGGAGCAG GTCCAATAGGTCTTTGTTCTCTGCTTGTGGCAAAGGCATATGGAGCTGCAGCAATATGCATTACTG ATATTGATGCTAAGAGACTAGAATTTGCCAAATCACTGGGTGCTACTCATACCTACCTAATAGGTAAAGATGATAAACCAGAAGAACTAGGTCATAAAATAGGTCAATTGATGGGTGGACCACCACATCAGACTATAGAGTGTAGTGGGGCACAGTTTTCTGTTGACCTTGCAGTATAT GCTACAAGACACGCAGGGGCAGTTGGAATCATAGGGCATGGACCACCAAGAGTCTCGTTCCCAATTGTAACTACTGTGGCTAAAGAATTGGATATAAAGGGCTGTTTCAGATATGTCAACAC ATGGCCGACACTGATAGAGATGATATCTGCTGGACAAATTAATGTCAAACCAATCATAACACATAACTTCACCATTGAAGAAACTTTACAAGCATTCGAGACTGCTAAAAGTGGTGCTGGCATTAAAGTGATGATTGACTGTGCCAAGAAAATGGCTTAA
- the LOC139492185 gene encoding ATP synthase subunit b, mitochondrial-like, which yields MLSRLALKSASVGRFCGLQRCLPQITARPSSSTPAVGGDKPLPVLPQHQAMIEDMVRWTQANEVFYGKDRDTVNFPILKMSPEKPKMRFLVIPQEWFDALYTKTGVTGPYLLTYGLAATLVSKEIFIVDHVFADLMMLTPPVLLATYFWGPKVGTWFQKRIDKENHLIYEKPIADTKTSCTKQMAKLETAKEALDATKDFVHAQKEYVLLQLEASYRERLNKVYTEVKKRLDFKMEVQNAQRRFEQEHMVNWITSNVVKSITPKEEEKSIADCIATLKKISQAQSATA from the exons ATGCCTACCACAGATCACTGCAAGACCATCCAGTTCGACACCAGCAGTAGGAGGTGACAAACCCTTACCCGTCCTTCCTCAGCATCAGGCAATGATAGAAGACATGGTAAGATGGACACAAGCCAATGAAGTATTTTACGGCAAGGATAGAGATACAGTTAACTTTCCTATACTGAAAATGTCACCTGAGAAACCAAAAATGAGATTTTTAGTTATACCTCAAGAGTGGTTTGATGCCTTGTATACAAAGACAGGAGTTACAg gtCCATATTTACTCACATATGGACTTGCTGCTACATTGGTCAGCAAAGAAATCTTCATAGTTGACCACGTGTTTGCTGATTTGATGATGCTCACACCACCAGTGTTGTTGGCTACCTATTTTTGGGGACCAAAAGTTGGTACTTGGTTCCAGAAGAGAATTGAT AAAGAAAACCATCTGATCTATGAAAAACCAATAGCAGACACAAAGACAAGCTGTACTAAACAAATGGCTAAACTTGAAACAGCTAAAGAGGCATTAGATGCCACCAAGGATTTTGTCCATGCTCAGAAG gaatATGTTTTGCTCCAACTTGAGGCATCTTACAGAGAAAGATTGAACAAAGTCTACACAGAAGTAAAGAAAAGATTG GACTTCAAAATGGAAGTTCAGAATGCCCAACGTAGATTTGAGCAAGAACACATGGTTAATTGGATTACATCCAATGTGGTCAAGAGTATTACACCAAAAGAG GAGGAGAAAAGCATTGCTGACTGTATAGCCACCCTGAAGAAGATATCACAGGCACAATCAGCAACAGCTTAA